One Rhodobacteraceae bacterium M385 genomic region harbors:
- a CDS encoding cytidine deaminase, translating into MSDTTLIDEATRVRENAHAPYSNFKVGCAIRSVEGNLYVGCNVENVAYPEGTCAEAGAIAAMIAAGDTRIAEVAVIADSPAPVPPCGGCRQKLAEFADLDAPITMATTEGKTEATQVGTLLPGVFTAAHMTK; encoded by the coding sequence ATGTCCGACACTACATTAATCGACGAAGCGACCCGCGTGCGCGAAAACGCCCATGCTCCCTACTCGAATTTCAAGGTTGGCTGCGCAATCCGATCCGTCGAGGGAAACCTATATGTGGGCTGCAACGTGGAGAATGTGGCCTATCCTGAAGGCACCTGCGCCGAGGCCGGGGCGATTGCCGCGATGATTGCCGCAGGCGATACACGCATCGCCGAAGTGGCGGTGATCGCCGACAGCCCCGCCCCGGTGCCGCCCTGCGGGGGATGCCGCCAGAAGCTGGCCGAATTTGCCGATTTGGACGCGCCGATCACCATGGCGACAACAGAAGGCAAGACCGAAGCGACGCAGGTTGGGACCTTGCTGCCGGGCGTGTTCACCGCAGCGCATATGACGAAATGA
- a CDS encoding serine hydroxymethyltransferase, producing MTASHTDAGFFTESLESRDPEIFAATRQELGRQRDEIELIASENIVSAAVMEAQGGVMTNKYAEGYPGRRYYGGCQYVDIAEELAIDRAKQLFGCDFANVQPNSGSQANQGVFTALLQPGDTILGMSLDAGGHLTHGARPNQSGKWFNAVQYGVRQDTLDVDYDQIAALTAEHKPKMIIAGGSAIPRIIDFKRMREIADTVGAYLMVDMAHFAGMVASGHYPSPFPHAHVATTTTHKTLRGPRGGMIVTNDEAIAKKVNSAIFPGIQGGPLMHVIAGKAVAFGEALRPEFKDYQAQVIANAQALADQLVKGGLNIVTGGTDTHLMLVDLRAKGVKGNATEKALGRAHITCNKNGIPFDTEKPMVTSGLRLGSPAGTTRGFGEAEFRQIADWIVEVVDGLAANGEDGNDAVEAKVRAEVQQMCDRFPIYPNL from the coding sequence ATGACCGCCTCCCACACCGACGCGGGCTTTTTCACCGAAAGCCTCGAGTCCCGTGACCCCGAAATCTTCGCCGCGACCCGTCAGGAGCTTGGCCGTCAGCGCGACGAGATCGAGCTGATCGCCTCCGAGAACATCGTCTCCGCCGCCGTGATGGAGGCCCAGGGCGGCGTGATGACCAACAAATACGCCGAAGGTTATCCGGGGCGTCGCTACTACGGCGGCTGCCAATACGTTGATATCGCCGAAGAACTGGCGATCGACCGTGCCAAGCAGCTGTTCGGCTGTGACTTCGCCAATGTGCAGCCCAACTCTGGCTCTCAGGCGAACCAAGGTGTGTTTACCGCGCTGTTGCAGCCCGGCGATACGATCCTTGGCATGTCGCTCGATGCCGGTGGTCATCTGACCCACGGCGCGCGGCCAAACCAGTCGGGCAAGTGGTTCAATGCCGTGCAATACGGCGTGCGCCAGGACACTCTGGATGTAGACTACGACCAAATCGCTGCGCTGACGGCGGAACATAAGCCCAAAATGATCATCGCAGGCGGCTCTGCCATCCCTCGGATCATTGATTTCAAGCGGATGCGCGAGATTGCCGATACCGTCGGCGCGTATCTGATGGTGGACATGGCGCATTTCGCAGGCATGGTCGCGTCGGGCCATTACCCCTCGCCCTTCCCCCACGCCCATGTCGCCACGACCACGACCCACAAAACCCTGCGCGGACCCCGTGGCGGTATGATCGTGACCAACGACGAAGCCATCGCGAAGAAGGTTAACTCGGCCATTTTCCCCGGCATCCAGGGCGGCCCGTTGATGCATGTCATTGCCGGTAAAGCCGTGGCCTTTGGCGAGGCGCTTCGCCCCGAGTTCAAGGACTACCAAGCTCAAGTGATCGCCAACGCTCAGGCACTGGCCGACCAGCTGGTTAAAGGCGGGTTGAACATCGTTACCGGCGGCACCGACACGCACCTGATGCTGGTCGATTTGCGCGCCAAAGGTGTGAAGGGCAACGCGACGGAAAAAGCGCTGGGTCGCGCCCACATCACCTGTAACAAGAACGGCATCCCGTTTGACACCGAAAAGCCCATGGTCACCTCTGGCCTGCGCCTTGGCTCCCCCGCTGGCACGACCCGCGGATTTGGCGAGGCCGAGTTCCGCCAGATCGCCGATTGGATCGTTGAAGTGGTCGATGGTCTGGCCGCGAACGGCGAGGACGGCAATGACGCGGTCGAGGCGAAAGTCCGCGCCGAAGTGCAGCAGATGTGTGACCGTTTCCCGATCTACCCGAACCTCTGA
- a CDS encoding response regulator, with the protein MAEDKALPEVARSPQLLADSSPEALQRLSHDIRSAMSDVLGGLRLVETARLDPHAQTQIDRIRAAADTLAALVDDALFVASGETQIKPEELSVNVTDWLTTLEQRWAGRAAERGGHFKVVIKSEMPERLSISAITLDRIVGNLVSNALVHGESSDVVAEIYCEADEGFFVCIKDGGGGFPDHVLNADQGGVSSDKGSGLGLSIARTLSAEIAADLTLANGCNGEGGFACLTVPWDKIIWIAAPVQFQEPPDLSGLRILVAEDNLTNQTILRQMLEAMGAAPIFVTDGIAAMDALRREVFDIALLDIEMPRMSGLEVMEQVRAAEGALAKLPMIAITAYVLRDNREAIYAAGADGIFGKPIGSSAQFGRSILRHVGKLPAPSEGPEHAGLAGAGLAPKMDGYRFEQLLDAAGPEGSAELLQRMEEDLSAVRHALDGGIANVSVTELRAQTHILIAIAGAVGADRLCQLAEVLNIAAKREKLDQLPLIYNHLRVALSDLLDLIAQRRAPSA; encoded by the coding sequence GTGGCTGAGGACAAGGCATTGCCCGAGGTCGCTCGGTCCCCGCAACTGCTGGCGGACAGTTCCCCAGAGGCATTGCAACGGCTGTCCCACGATATCCGCTCGGCCATGTCGGACGTGTTGGGCGGGCTTAGGCTGGTGGAAACCGCCCGCCTTGATCCTCACGCCCAAACCCAGATTGACCGCATCCGCGCCGCCGCTGACACGCTGGCCGCGCTGGTGGATGACGCGCTTTTCGTTGCCTCCGGAGAGACTCAAATCAAGCCCGAGGAACTCTCGGTCAATGTCACGGACTGGCTCACTACGTTAGAGCAGCGATGGGCGGGGCGGGCAGCGGAACGGGGCGGACACTTCAAGGTTGTGATAAAAAGCGAGATGCCCGAGCGGTTGAGCATTTCAGCCATAACGCTGGACCGGATCGTGGGTAATCTGGTCAGCAACGCCCTTGTCCACGGAGAAAGTAGCGATGTGGTGGCCGAGATCTACTGCGAGGCCGACGAGGGCTTTTTCGTCTGCATCAAGGACGGGGGGGGCGGCTTTCCTGACCATGTTTTAAACGCCGATCAAGGCGGTGTTTCCAGCGACAAGGGCAGCGGTTTGGGCCTGTCTATCGCCCGCACTCTTAGTGCCGAGATCGCGGCTGATCTCACGCTGGCGAATGGCTGCAACGGGGAAGGCGGTTTTGCCTGCCTGACCGTCCCTTGGGACAAAATCATCTGGATTGCGGCCCCGGTGCAGTTCCAAGAGCCGCCGGACCTGAGCGGCCTACGTATCTTGGTGGCGGAAGATAACCTGACGAACCAGACGATCCTGCGGCAGATGCTGGAAGCCATGGGCGCGGCCCCAATCTTCGTGACCGACGGCATTGCTGCGATGGATGCGTTGCGGCGTGAAGTTTTCGATATCGCCTTGCTCGACATCGAGATGCCAAGGATGTCGGGGTTGGAGGTGATGGAACAGGTCCGCGCCGCTGAAGGGGCTTTGGCCAAGTTGCCGATGATCGCGATCACGGCCTACGTTCTGCGCGATAATCGAGAGGCGATTTACGCCGCCGGTGCCGATGGTATTTTCGGCAAACCAATCGGATCAAGCGCGCAGTTTGGCCGCTCGATCCTGCGCCATGTGGGCAAGCTTCCGGCACCTTCCGAGGGGCCCGAGCACGCGGGGCTGGCGGGCGCGGGGTTGGCGCCCAAGATGGACGGATACCGGTTTGAGCAACTGCTCGACGCCGCGGGGCCAGAGGGGAGCGCCGAGTTGTTGCAGCGGATGGAAGAAGACCTGAGTGCCGTGCGTCACGCCTTGGACGGGGGCATCGCAAACGTCTCGGTCACAGAGCTTAGGGCGCAAACCCACATCCTTATCGCGATAGCGGGGGCGGTGGGGGCCGATAGATTGTGCCAATTGGCGGAAGTGTTGAACATCGCGGCGAAGCGGGAAAAGTTGGATCAATTACCGTTGATTTACAATCATCTGAGGGTGGCGCTTTCGGACCTGTTAGACTTGATCGCGCAACGGCGCGCCCCCTCGGCGTAG
- a CDS encoding NADP-dependent malic enzyme, translated as MSEEKKDGLREAALAYHEFPRPGKLEIRATKPLANGRDLARAYSPGVAEASLEIKADPANAARYTARGNLVAVVSNGTAVLGLGNIGALASKPVMEGKAVLFKKFANIDCFDIEVNESDPEKLADIVCALEPTFGAINLEDIKAPDCFIVEQLCRERMGIPVFHDDQHGTAIVVGAAATNALRVTGRKFEDIKVVSTGGGAAGIACLNMLLKLGVRRENVFLCDIDGLVYEGRGGSTPQKDAYAQGTEPKDLGDVIEGADLFLGLSGPGVLTPEMVAKMAPTPIIFALANPTPEILPDAARAVAPDAIIATGRSDFPNQVNNVLCFPFIFRGALDVGATEINDAMQIACIEGIAAMARATTSAEAAAAYKGEQLTFGPDYLIPKPFDPRLSAVVASAVAKAAMESGVATRPIEDLNAYRAKLNQSVFKSALVMRPVFEAAATSKRQIVFAEGEDERVLRAAQAMIEDTTDMPIMIGRPEVIEARIERAGLVIRPEKDFEMVNPENDPRYRDYWETYHSIMARRGVSPDLARAIMRTNTTAIGAVMVNRGEADSLICGTFGQYLWHLNYVTEILGSEIHKPVGALSLVILEDGPLFIADSQIHPQPTAAQIAETTIACARHMRRFGVAPKIALCSGSQFGNLDSHSGRVMREALEILDSEPRNFVYEGEMHVDSALDEELRARVFPNCRLEGAANALIFVSTDAAGATRNILKSKANGLEVGPILMGMGNKAHIVTPSITARGLLNIAALAGTPVSHYG; from the coding sequence ATGAGCGAAGAGAAGAAGGATGGTCTGCGCGAGGCGGCGTTGGCGTATCACGAGTTTCCCCGTCCCGGTAAGCTAGAAATCCGCGCCACCAAGCCCCTGGCCAATGGCCGCGACCTGGCCCGCGCCTATAGCCCCGGTGTCGCGGAGGCGAGCCTTGAGATTAAGGCCGATCCGGCCAATGCCGCCCGCTACACCGCCCGCGGAAACTTGGTGGCTGTGGTGTCGAACGGGACAGCGGTTTTGGGCCTTGGCAACATCGGGGCGCTGGCCTCGAAGCCGGTGATGGAAGGCAAGGCGGTACTGTTCAAGAAGTTCGCCAACATTGATTGCTTTGACATAGAGGTGAACGAATCCGATCCCGAAAAGCTGGCCGATATTGTCTGCGCCCTAGAGCCGACCTTTGGCGCCATCAACCTTGAAGACATCAAAGCGCCCGATTGTTTCATCGTTGAACAACTCTGCCGTGAGCGGATGGGCATTCCGGTGTTCCACGATGACCAGCACGGCACCGCCATCGTTGTGGGCGCGGCCGCAACCAATGCGCTGCGCGTCACGGGACGGAAGTTTGAGGATATAAAGGTCGTGTCCACCGGTGGCGGCGCGGCGGGGATTGCTTGCCTCAACATGCTGCTGAAGCTGGGCGTGCGGCGCGAGAACGTGTTCCTATGCGATATCGACGGGCTGGTTTATGAAGGGCGCGGCGGGTCCACCCCGCAAAAGGATGCCTATGCCCAAGGCACCGAGCCCAAAGACTTGGGCGATGTCATCGAAGGGGCGGATTTGTTCCTTGGCCTGTCGGGGCCGGGGGTTCTGACACCCGAGATGGTGGCGAAAATGGCCCCCACACCGATCATCTTCGCGCTGGCTAACCCGACGCCGGAAATCTTGCCCGATGCCGCCCGCGCCGTCGCGCCCGATGCCATCATCGCCACGGGCCGCAGCGATTTTCCCAATCAGGTCAATAACGTCCTGTGTTTCCCCTTCATCTTCCGGGGCGCCTTGGACGTGGGCGCGACCGAGATCAACGACGCCATGCAGATCGCCTGCATCGAAGGCATTGCGGCCATGGCGCGCGCCACCACCAGCGCCGAAGCCGCCGCCGCCTATAAGGGGGAGCAGCTGACCTTTGGCCCCGACTATCTGATCCCCAAACCCTTTGACCCGCGCCTGTCCGCCGTGGTCGCCAGTGCCGTGGCGAAGGCGGCAATGGAATCGGGCGTGGCGACGCGGCCGATAGAAGACCTCAACGCCTATCGCGCCAAATTGAACCAATCGGTGTTCAAATCCGCCCTCGTGATGCGGCCCGTGTTTGAGGCGGCGGCGACCTCGAAACGGCAGATTGTCTTTGCCGAGGGCGAAGATGAACGGGTGCTGCGTGCGGCCCAAGCGATGATCGAAGACACCACTGACATGCCGATCATGATTGGCCGGCCTGAGGTGATCGAGGCGCGTATTGAACGGGCCGGGTTGGTGATCCGCCCCGAAAAAGACTTTGAGATGGTGAACCCCGAGAACGACCCAAGATACCGGGATTATTGGGAAACCTACCACTCGATCATGGCAAGGCGCGGTGTTTCGCCGGATTTGGCCCGCGCGATCATGCGCACCAACACGACGGCGATTGGCGCAGTTATGGTGAACCGGGGGGAGGCCGACAGCCTGATTTGCGGCACCTTTGGCCAATATCTGTGGCACCTGAACTATGTCACGGAAATCCTTGGCAGCGAGATCCACAAACCGGTGGGTGCGTTGAGTCTTGTGATCCTAGAGGACGGGCCGCTGTTCATCGCGGATTCGCAGATCCACCCGCAACCGACCGCCGCGCAGATCGCGGAAACCACCATCGCTTGCGCCCGCCATATGCGCCGCTTTGGGGTGGCACCAAAGATTGCGCTTTGTTCGGGCAGCCAGTTTGGCAACCTCGACAGCCATTCTGGCAGGGTGATGCGCGAGGCGCTGGAGATCCTCGACAGTGAGCCGAGGAATTTTGTCTATGAAGGCGAGATGCACGTCGATAGCGCATTGGATGAGGAATTGCGGGCCCGCGTGTTCCCCAATTGCCGTCTGGAAGGCGCGGCGAATGCCTTGATCTTCGTGTCCACCGACGCGGCTGGGGCGACGCGCAACATTTTGAAATCAAAGGCCAACGGGCTAGAGGTCGGCCCGATCCTGATGGGGATGGGCAACAAGGCGCATATCGTGACCCCTTCGATCACCGCCCGGGGCTTGCTAAACATCGCGGCCTTGGCCGGAACGCCGGTTAGCCACTACGGTTAA
- a CDS encoding NAD kinase, giving the protein MPSARNIAFLASDTPMAQTAKTALEQRYGNFSPKDADVIVALGGDGFMLSTLHGTQALPAPVYGMNRGTVGFLMNSYSEEDLIARLEAAEEAVINPLHMRAECVDGSTVDALAINEVSLLREGPQAAKLRIVVDGKLRMEELVCDGALVSTPAGSTAYNYSAHGPILPIGSEVLAMTAVAAFRPRRWRGALLPKSAVVRIEVVEAAKRPVMADADSRSVKGVAAVEIRSEPSVEHRILFDPGHGLEERLLQEQFQ; this is encoded by the coding sequence ATGCCCTCTGCGCGCAACATTGCGTTTCTGGCGTCCGATACGCCGATGGCCCAAACGGCGAAAACGGCGCTGGAACAGCGGTACGGGAATTTCTCGCCCAAGGATGCTGATGTGATCGTGGCCTTAGGCGGCGATGGCTTCATGTTATCCACCTTGCACGGCACCCAAGCCCTGCCTGCGCCTGTCTACGGCATGAACCGGGGCACGGTCGGGTTCTTGATGAACAGTTATAGTGAGGAAGACCTGATTGCGCGGCTGGAAGCGGCCGAGGAAGCAGTGATTAACCCCCTGCATATGCGGGCAGAATGCGTGGACGGCTCCACCGTGGACGCGCTGGCGATTAATGAGGTGAGCCTTCTGAGAGAGGGGCCACAGGCGGCCAAACTAAGGATCGTCGTGGACGGTAAGTTGCGCATGGAAGAATTGGTTTGCGACGGCGCATTGGTCAGCACTCCGGCGGGGTCCACGGCCTATAACTACTCGGCCCACGGTCCGATTTTACCTATTGGGTCCGAGGTGTTGGCCATGACAGCTGTTGCCGCCTTCCGCCCCCGGCGCTGGCGGGGGGCCTTGTTGCCCAAATCTGCCGTGGTGCGGATCGAGGTGGTCGAGGCCGCAAAACGCCCGGTGATGGCGGATGCAGACAGCCGATCCGTCAAAGGGGTGGCTGCGGTGGAAATTCGGTCCGAGCCGAGCGTAGAACACCGCATTCTATTCGATCCCGGCCATGGGCTAGAGGAAAGATTGTTGCAGGAGCAGTTCCAGTAG
- a CDS encoding adenosine deaminase — MRDLPKVELHLHIEGAAPPAFIRGLAQEKRIDISGIFAEDGGYAYRDFHHFLEVYEAACSVLTGPEEFLRLTKAVLEESASHGVVYTEMFISPDFCGGGDVAAWREYLAAMEEAAHAVPDITMRGIATCIRHFGGEKAKQTAVCAAETAGDFVTGFGMGGAEDAFTPADFKWAFDCAREAGLQITTHAGEWGGAKSVRDSIEALSPSRIGHGVQAIDDPALCDLLIERDITLEVCPGSNVFLASNVFNGETPRLDKHPIERLRDRGVKVTISTDDPPFFRTTMTQEYENLARTFGYDEAVFAELNQVALDAAFCDDTTRETIRKRLTQ; from the coding sequence ATGAGAGATCTGCCAAAAGTTGAATTGCACCTTCACATCGAAGGGGCTGCACCGCCCGCCTTCATTCGCGGTCTGGCGCAGGAAAAGCGCATAGATATCAGCGGGATATTTGCGGAAGATGGCGGCTACGCCTACCGCGATTTCCACCACTTCCTTGAAGTATACGAAGCCGCCTGTTCGGTGCTGACGGGGCCAGAGGAATTTCTGCGCCTGACCAAGGCTGTGCTGGAAGAAAGCGCCTCCCACGGGGTTGTCTACACCGAGATGTTCATCTCGCCCGATTTCTGCGGTGGCGGCGATGTGGCGGCGTGGCGCGAGTATCTGGCCGCGATGGAAGAAGCCGCCCATGCGGTGCCCGACATCACCATGCGCGGGATCGCCACCTGCATTCGCCACTTCGGCGGAGAAAAAGCCAAGCAAACCGCAGTTTGCGCCGCTGAGACGGCGGGTGACTTCGTCACGGGCTTCGGCATGGGCGGGGCCGAGGATGCTTTCACGCCCGCAGATTTTAAATGGGCCTTTGATTGCGCCCGCGAGGCAGGGCTACAGATCACCACCCACGCGGGCGAATGGGGGGGCGCGAAGTCGGTGCGCGACAGCATCGAGGCGCTTTCTCCGTCACGCATCGGCCACGGGGTGCAGGCGATTGACGATCCGGCGCTGTGCGATCTGCTGATCGAGCGTGATATCACGCTGGAAGTTTGCCCCGGCTCGAACGTTTTCCTCGCCTCCAACGTGTTCAACGGCGAGACACCGCGCCTTGATAAGCACCCGATTGAAAGGCTGCGCGACCGCGGCGTGAAGGTCACAATCTCGACCGATGATCCGCCATTCTTCCGCACCACGATGACCCAGGAATACGAGAACCTCGCCCGCACCTTCGGCTATGACGAAGCGGTTTTTGCAGAGCTAAACCAGGTGGCGCTGGACGCTGCATTCTGCGATGACACAACGCGAGAGACGATCCGAAAAAGGCTGACCCAATGA
- a CDS encoding phosphopentomutase: MADTKGRAFLVVMDSVGVGHAPDAGEFFNGDLPDTGAHTLGHIIEACAAGHADEGRSGPLSTPVLDSLGLRATLDPDSSDKGQGAGLWGVAQEVSAGKDTPSGHWELAGLPVPFDWAYFPEKTNSFPMDILHEVQRLCGTDGTLGNQHASGTEVIARLGEQHEQSGWPICYTSADSVFQIAAHEETFGLDRLLRLCEGLAPMLHKRRIGRVIARPFTGKPGAYQRTGNRRDYALEPPQKTVLDWATEAGHPVITIGKISDIFAGRNTGEVRKGTDAALMDHLLDTARTAPEGAFVFANFVEFDSLYGHRRDVAGYARHLEWFDAALAPVLDALRPDDLLILTADHGNDPTWPGTDHTRERVPVLAKGPYSGHLGVRAFADVGASVAAHLGLSERGAGKSFL, encoded by the coding sequence ATGGCAGACACCAAAGGACGGGCTTTTCTGGTCGTGATGGACTCGGTCGGGGTCGGGCATGCGCCCGATGCGGGGGAGTTCTTCAACGGGGATTTGCCGGACACGGGCGCCCATACCCTTGGACATATTATTGAGGCCTGCGCGGCGGGCCATGCCGACGAAGGCCGCAGTGGCCCGCTTTCCACGCCGGTTCTGGACAGCCTTGGATTGCGGGCAACGCTGGACCCCGACAGCAGCGACAAGGGGCAGGGCGCGGGCCTGTGGGGCGTCGCGCAAGAAGTAAGCGCCGGCAAAGACACCCCCTCGGGCCATTGGGAGTTGGCAGGTCTGCCAGTGCCGTTTGATTGGGCCTACTTCCCTGAAAAGACAAACAGTTTCCCTATGGATATCCTGCACGAGGTGCAACGCCTCTGCGGCACGGACGGCACTTTGGGCAACCAGCACGCCAGCGGCACCGAAGTGATTGCGCGACTGGGCGAGCAGCATGAACAAAGCGGGTGGCCGATCTGCTATACCTCGGCCGATAGCGTGTTCCAGATCGCCGCCCATGAGGAGACCTTTGGCCTCGACCGCTTGCTACGCCTCTGTGAAGGGCTGGCCCCGATGCTCCATAAACGGCGCATCGGGCGCGTGATTGCGCGGCCTTTCACGGGCAAGCCGGGGGCTTATCAGCGTACCGGAAACCGGCGCGATTACGCGCTGGAACCGCCGCAAAAGACCGTGCTGGATTGGGCGACAGAGGCCGGGCATCCGGTTATCACCATCGGCAAGATCAGCGACATTTTCGCGGGCCGCAACACTGGAGAGGTCCGCAAAGGCACGGACGCCGCCTTGATGGATCACCTGCTGGACACCGCCCGAACCGCGCCGGAGGGTGCCTTTGTCTTCGCCAATTTCGTGGAGTTTGACAGCCTTTATGGCCACCGCCGTGACGTGGCGGGCTACGCGCGGCATCTGGAGTGGTTTGACGCGGCCCTTGCCCCCGTGCTCGACGCTTTGCGCCCCGATGATCTGCTGATCCTGACAGCCGATCACGGCAACGACCCCACTTGGCCCGGCACGGACCACACAAGGGAACGCGTGCCGGTGCTTGCCAAGGGCCCCTATAGCGGGCATCTGGGCGTTCGCGCCTTCGCCGATGTGGGCGCATCTGTGGCGGCGCATTTGGGCCTGTCGGAACGCGGAGCAGGGAAGAGTTTTCTATGA
- the upp gene encoding uracil phosphoribosyltransferase, whose protein sequence is MTDSQTSDHLTVVDHPLVQHKLTLMRDVECSTKSFRQLLREISHLLAYEVTRNLPMTTVTVQTPLQPMDAPAIKGKKLALVSILRAGNGLLDGILELIPNARVGFVGLYRDPETLQPVEYYYKVPDAMEDRLTIVVDPMLATGNSTVAAVNRLKEGGARNIRFLCLLASPEGVARMKEAHPDVPIVTASLDSHLNDHGYIVPGLGDAGDRMFGTK, encoded by the coding sequence ATGACCGATTCCCAGACATCCGACCACTTGACCGTCGTGGACCACCCCCTTGTGCAGCACAAGTTGACGCTGATGCGCGATGTGGAGTGCTCGACCAAGTCGTTTCGGCAACTTCTGCGCGAAATCAGTCACTTGCTGGCCTATGAGGTGACACGCAACCTGCCCATGACCACGGTCACGGTGCAAACGCCGCTGCAACCGATGGACGCGCCTGCGATCAAGGGCAAGAAGCTGGCGCTGGTGTCGATCCTGCGGGCTGGCAACGGTTTGCTGGATGGTATCCTAGAGCTGATCCCGAATGCGCGGGTGGGTTTTGTGGGCCTTTACCGCGACCCTGAAACGCTGCAACCGGTGGAATATTACTACAAGGTGCCCGACGCTATGGAGGACCGCCTGACCATTGTGGTTGATCCCATGCTGGCGACGGGGAATTCCACCGTGGCCGCCGTGAACCGCCTGAAAGAGGGCGGGGCGCGCAACATTCGGTTCCTGTGCTTGCTGGCGTCGCCCGAAGGGGTCGCGCGGATGAAAGAGGCGCATCCCGATGTGCCAATCGTGACCGCCTCGCTCGACAGCCACTTGAACGATCACGGCTATATCGTACCGGGTCTAGGGGATGCGGGTGACCGCATGTTCGGCACTAAATAA
- a CDS encoding thymidine phosphorylase, translating to MSDASTILTKLRQGDRLTEAELIWFATGLASGEVTDAQAGAFAMAVCQTGLGEEGRTHLTRAMCATGDVLDWQLDGPVLDKHSTGGVGDCVSLLLAPALAACGAFVPMISGRGLGHTGGTLDKLEAIPGYNTDVSPDDLQDIVADVGCAIVGATADIAPADKRLYAVRDVTGTVASIDLITASILSKKLAAGLEAMVLDVKVGSGAFMGAEAEAIALAQALVATGQGAGCMTSALVTDMNQPLARSAGNALEIIEVMEALTGTTPDSALTQLTVALGGEVLALGGLAADAADGEGRIRTAITSGDAAAAFGEMVAELGGPADFVERWPDRLPAAPVLMDIHPGQPGYVTAIDTRALGEAVVHLGGGRMREDDRIDPAVGLSEIARLCMQVDNETPLVRIHAADEDQGRAVASRLRRAFTLSDKPIDTPPLIHERIA from the coding sequence ATGAGCGACGCCAGCACGATCCTGACGAAACTGCGCCAAGGGGATCGCCTGACCGAGGCAGAGTTGATCTGGTTCGCCACTGGTCTGGCATCAGGGGAAGTCACGGACGCCCAAGCGGGCGCCTTCGCCATGGCCGTGTGCCAAACGGGGTTGGGAGAGGAAGGGCGCACCCATCTGACCCGCGCCATGTGCGCCACGGGCGACGTGCTGGATTGGCAGTTGGATGGCCCGGTTCTGGACAAGCATTCAACCGGGGGCGTGGGCGATTGTGTCTCGCTTCTGCTGGCGCCGGCCTTGGCGGCCTGTGGGGCGTTTGTGCCGATGATCTCGGGCCGCGGATTGGGGCACACGGGCGGCACTCTGGACAAGCTAGAGGCCATTCCCGGCTACAACACCGATGTCTCGCCCGACGATTTGCAAGACATCGTGGCCGATGTGGGTTGCGCAATTGTGGGGGCCACAGCGGATATCGCCCCCGCTGACAAGCGCCTTTATGCAGTGCGCGACGTGACGGGGACGGTGGCATCGATTGATCTGATTACTGCCTCAATCTTATCTAAGAAGCTCGCCGCCGGGTTAGAGGCGATGGTGCTGGACGTGAAGGTCGGCTCTGGCGCGTTCATGGGGGCAGAGGCCGAAGCGATTGCCTTGGCGCAGGCCTTGGTGGCCACGGGGCAGGGGGCGGGGTGCATGACCTCGGCGCTGGTCACGGATATGAACCAACCCTTGGCGCGAAGCGCGGGCAATGCGCTGGAAATCATCGAAGTGATGGAGGCGTTGACGGGCACGACCCCGGACTCGGCGTTGACCCAATTGACCGTCGCCTTGGGCGGAGAGGTCTTGGCGCTGGGCGGTCTGGCCGCCGATGCCGCCGATGGCGAAGGCCGGATCAGAACCGCGATCACCAGCGGTGACGCTGCCGCCGCCTTCGGAGAGATGGTCGCAGAACTGGGTGGCCCCGCAGACTTCGTGGAACGCTGGCCCGACAGGTTGCCCGCCGCCCCGGTGTTGATGGATATCCATCCCGGTCAGCCGGGCTATGTTACCGCCATTGATACCCGTGCCTTGGGCGAGGCGGTGGTGCATCTGGGCGGGGGAAGAATGCGGGAAGACGACCGGATTGATCCGGCGGTTGGCCTGTCGGAGATTGCGCGTCTGTGCATGCAGGTGGACAATGAAACGCCGCTTGTGCGCATTCACGCCGCCGATGAGGATCAGGGCCGCGCCGTCGCGTCACGGTTGCGCCGCGCCTTCACCCTGTCGGACAAACCGATTGATACGCCACCGCTGATCCACGAAAGGATTGCCTGA